From the Aspergillus puulaauensis MK2 DNA, chromosome 1, nearly complete sequence genome, the window CTGTGGCTAGCAGAAGGGTGCtgaggagagtgagagaCTTCATGGTTGTTTATGATTGGGACTTGGTTGAGTTGGAATGAGGTAAGGCTGAGGAAGCTTTGCTTGAAGACTCTGGTAACGAGGGACTCTTTTCAGAATACCTAGACCTTTATATACCTCGACCGGATATATTTTTGGAACTGGAATCGGCTCTCGTCGGGCTGAGATGGCTAGATGGAGGGGATATGTGATATGTGGTGCAGCGTATACCCCCATTGCAACCAGTCTGCAAGCCCTAAGCAATCCATGGTAAAGTCAGGATCGGAGCTCGATCCAATGAGCCGGATCGCCGTGTCACGAGAAGCCGGGAACCGACAAAGAAGGATCTAGAGGCTGAGACATGTTTTTCTCGATGTGCTGGCGTAGTGCAGACTGCATCGCGAGCGAGCCCTTCTGAACGGCTGAACCAGAAAGCCACTGTGTGCCAGGGGTGAGGAACTGGCTTGGATACGAGATCTTGCGTCACGACAAGACTAGACATCGGCCTGGATTGCTCTGCGAATTGTTTATGGGCAGGTAATTTGTTATTTGGATACCACACGCGAACGAAGTATTCCAGCCCGACAATGTAGATACAAACAAGATGATTGACATAGCTTGGTGAAGGAGTTCCTGCGGATGATTTCCTCGCTCTCGAAGCGAATTGCCTGTCAGCGGAAATATTGGTGGTCTGATCATGAACGAAGGATGGAGACTGCTTACTACCAAtcgttgtttgttttttgGAGCATGGACACTGAACCGGTCCTGCGGGGTGAGACATTCCAGCCTCATAAAAAGAGGCGAGGTCTGGGGATGTCGAGAACCCCGGAATGTGGGCAACGGAGAGTTTGGAACTTGGCAAATAACAAGAGCTGCAAAACGAGGTCTCCGCGGCTAGGGCTTCCAACCTTGGAAGACTTTGGCATGGCAGATGTGGATGCATCAGATTGGTTCGCATGAGAGACACCAATCTATTTGGCTGGAATAGTATTTTTGTTCCCGGGCTGTCAGCTGGCTGGTGAAGTCAAGACTTGTGCGCGAATATCTACAGAAACCTGGTATGATGGCTTCATAAACCGTAAATGCCCGGAAATGGACGGAAATGtacaaaagaagaaatcacTGCGAATCGGCCGACATGCTAATTCTTGTCAGATTATAGGCAGGCTCTGTGAGTAGACACAGAGAGACCATCACACTAGCTATGTCCTAAAGATGCACCTTGGATCCTTCAGGCTCCCCAATGAGCGTCAAGAAACTGTCGTGGACTTCCTCGGTGAGATCACTCGCTTGCATGCTTCTCCCCTTTGCCTTGAAAGCCCGGCGAGAACATTCTCTCGTAATAGCGCTGCCCGCCCATGCAATAAGCAGCAATGTTGTCGCCGGggacatcctcttctccgaTTCCAGCTCCGCTTGGATTTCCTGCTTGGACTGCGCCTCCTTTGAGCTCTCTTGCTCGCCAGAATCCCATAGTGCATTGTGGTAAGCTGCTCTCCAACCCATCAGCGTCCCCAGTGAACCAGTGAGGGTGTCTCCCTGACCACCACTACGCTTCAACCCTCCCCTGATATCGGAGACAATGCTCGTAACCCCATTCGAGATCACGTCGTGCGGTCCCTTCTGGACGATGGTGACGCCACCAAGGGCCTTCGAGAGCTTTTCGCACGCCTCTGCTTCCCGGCTCGTCTTGtcttcctcaccctcgtcGCCAGAGATCTGAGCTAGACTTGGGACATCAATCCCAAGAGCCTTGGCTAGGCGGCTGAACTCGTTGACGTTGGGAGTCAAAATGCACTCCTTGTATCCCTTCACAATGTCTGGATCCTCTGTAACCAAAAGAAGTCCATCCGCATCCAGGATAAACGGTATTGAGCGGGACCGTGCTTCCTTCATTACTTCCCTGACTACCTGGAGCGTAACCCCATCTCGGCCCAGACCGGGCCCAATAACAAGTGCATGAAGCCTGGAAAGCATTGAGATGATAGGACTTGCTAAGCTCGGAGCATCGATGGAGTTCGGGTCTTTAACTGAGTTGCTGCTCGGTAAGATCGGGTGCACCATCAGGTTTGGGGAATATGATTTGATGACCTGGAGTTTGAGTATGAATACTATTCGAGGGTTTAATCTTGGACAGAGGAGCTTACGGTAGCAGCAGAGTTCTCGCAAATAACATGGCTCTACGTGGAAATCATTAGCTAACACGCGCAAACCGAGCCAGATAGCGCAGTCGTACCATATCACATCCTGGTGTGTAGTTAGTATAGCAAAATCGAAGGTCGGGATAAGCATAAGCTTAAATACCTAGTCTTGCTGACGCCATGGCAGAGAAGTATGGTGCACCTGTGTAGCTGGTTGGGTTCAGCTCAATCCGCTTGTCTGCGCCATGGAGCAGAGAAAACATACTCGAGAGAGCCCCCTATAACAGCGATTCGACCCTGTTGTCCTGCAATTATACGctcttaatatattatcctAAGAGGGCCACACCGTGTATCTGGACCAAGCGATCACTTACCCTTGTGGAATTTCTCCAGCATTGGAGGGACGATCTTGCGGGCTCTTTTGAATAGCACCTTGGAAGGCACTGAGATATGATGAACCTTGTCCATGATCACGAAATATCTAAGTATACGGTTAAAGTGTGGGACGTGGGAAAGATTGTTGTGTAAAGATAAAGCCCCGCGAGGGTGAAGGTGAGGAATGTTGATTGAGAGCTGATGAGCCAGTGATGTCAGCGCCTGGTGGGGCTGATGCAATCAGGGCtctatactagattttaTAGACTACGAAGCAATGGGAATTTTTTGTTGCAGAGAAATGAAGGAGAACTAAGGTACTAGACTCTCGAAGAATggttataaaaataagaatc encodes:
- a CDS encoding ATP-dependent (S)-NAD(P)H-hydrate dehydratase (BUSCO:EOG09263Y3L;~COG:G;~EggNog:ENOG410PGC8;~InterPro:IPR029056,IPR017953,IPR000631;~PFAM:PF01256;~antiSMASH:Cluster_1.6;~go_function: GO:0052855 - ADP-dependent NAD(P)H-hydrate dehydratase activity [Evidence IEA]) produces the protein MDKVHHISVPSKVLFKRARKIVPPMLEKFHKGQQGRIAVIGGSLDYTGAPYFSAMASARLGCDMSHVICENSAATVIKSYSPNLMVHPILPSSNSVKDPNSIDAPSLASPIISMLSRLHALVIGPGLGRDGVTLQVVREVMKEARSRSIPFILDADGLLLVTEDPDIVKGYKECILTPNVNEFSRLAKALGIDVPSLAQISGDEGEEDKTSREAEACEKLSKALGGVTIVQKGPHDVISNGVTSIVSDIRGGLKRSGGQGDTLTGSLGTLMGWRAAYHNALWDSGEQESSKEAQSKQEIQAELESEKRMSPATTLLLIAWAGSAITRECSRRAFKAKGRSMQASDLTEEVHDSFLTLIGEPEGSKVHL